A portion of the Gemmatimonas sp. genome contains these proteins:
- a CDS encoding aminopeptidase P family protein has translation MRADAVSPVDRRPARVAALRDALARADLDALLVTALPNIRYLTGFAGSSALLLVTPLECVLFTDFRYAAQVEEEVGGFASVRIESSSLWSGLWPVIAGSAGVERIGFESANLLHRDFARLLEQGARWHWRPTTDVVEAQRAVKDRDEVATIVRAVEVAERALGRTLELLRPGLRETAVAGLLEHHLRDLGSEAFPFPSIVASGPRSALPHARAGDRVLETGDLVLLDFGAVRDGYCSDITRTVVLGPATSAQRELYAVVQEANARASGAIRAGMSGMAADAIARDYIDACGYGEEFGHSLGHGIGLDVHEAPRLSRTADAPLAAGMVVTIEPGIYVPGWGGVRIEDDVVLTDDGREVLTSFPRHLIEIA, from the coding sequence ATGCGCGCTGATGCCGTTTCCCCCGTTGATCGTCGCCCGGCACGCGTGGCGGCCCTGCGCGATGCGCTCGCTCGCGCTGACCTCGACGCGCTGCTGGTGACGGCGCTGCCGAACATTCGCTATCTCACGGGGTTTGCGGGCAGCAGCGCGTTGCTGCTGGTTACCCCTCTGGAGTGCGTGCTCTTCACCGATTTCCGCTATGCGGCCCAGGTAGAGGAGGAAGTCGGTGGGTTCGCTTCCGTGCGCATCGAGTCCTCCAGCCTGTGGTCCGGGCTCTGGCCGGTGATCGCTGGCAGTGCGGGCGTCGAGCGCATCGGATTCGAATCGGCGAATCTCCTGCATCGGGACTTCGCCCGTCTTCTTGAACAGGGGGCCCGCTGGCACTGGCGCCCTACCACCGATGTGGTCGAAGCGCAGCGTGCCGTCAAGGATCGCGACGAGGTGGCAACCATTGTACGGGCCGTGGAGGTCGCGGAACGGGCGCTGGGGCGGACCCTCGAGCTGCTGCGCCCCGGCCTGCGCGAGACGGCCGTGGCCGGTCTCCTTGAACACCATCTCCGGGACCTTGGCAGCGAGGCGTTTCCCTTTCCATCGATCGTGGCCTCCGGCCCGCGCTCGGCACTTCCGCACGCGCGCGCCGGCGATCGGGTGCTCGAGACGGGCGATCTCGTACTCCTCGATTTTGGTGCCGTGCGCGACGGGTACTGCTCGGATATCACCCGCACGGTGGTGCTTGGCCCGGCCACCAGCGCACAGCGTGAGTTGTACGCGGTGGTGCAGGAGGCCAATGCGCGCGCTTCGGGTGCGATTCGGGCCGGAATGTCCGGGATGGCTGCAGATGCGATCGCGAGAGACTACATTGACGCCTGCGGATATGGCGAGGAATTCGGGCACTCGCTGGGCCATGGCATTGGCCTCGACGTGCATGAAGCCCCGCGCCTGTCCAGGACCGCAGACGCACCGTTGGCCGCCGGCATGGTGGTGACCATCGAACCGGGCATCTATGTGCCGGGGTGGGGTGGGGTGCGTATCGAAGACGACGTTGTGTTGACGGACGATGGCCGGGAGGTTCTCACGAGCTTTCCGCGCCATCTCATCGAAATCGCCTGA
- the aroQ gene encoding type II 3-dehydroquinate dehydratase, with translation MIIGVLNGPNLNLLGTREPAIYGTTTLDEIVARCGTVAADLGAEVRAFQSNSEGALIDQLHAWRGVAHGVVINAGAYTHTSIALRDALAATNLPFVEVHLSNIYAREPERRYSVLASGAIGLVCGLGASGYEFALRGLVQTLRSRS, from the coding sequence GTGATCATCGGCGTACTGAACGGTCCCAATCTCAATCTGCTCGGCACCCGTGAACCGGCGATCTACGGCACCACGACCCTCGACGAGATCGTCGCGCGTTGCGGTACTGTGGCGGCCGACCTCGGTGCTGAGGTGCGGGCTTTTCAGTCGAATAGTGAAGGGGCGCTCATCGACCAGCTGCACGCGTGGCGCGGTGTTGCCCACGGTGTCGTGATCAATGCCGGGGCGTACACGCACACCAGCATCGCGCTCCGCGATGCACTGGCGGCCACGAATCTACCGTTCGTCGAGGTACACCTGTCGAACATTTATGCCCGTGAGCCGGAGCGACGGTACTCCGTCCTCGCGAGTGGTGCCATCGGCCTCGTCTGCGGCCTCGGTGCCAGTGGATACGAGTTCGCGCTCCGCGGACTCGTCCAAACGTTGCGAAGCCGGAGCTGA
- a CDS encoding tetratricopeptide repeat protein — MSTAARIEELRKKFDENPRRYFAPLANELRKAGDLTQAIALCREHLPKQPGHMSGYIVFGQALYESGALDESRAVFEQALALDPENLIALHHLGHIAKQQGDTPAARRWYERSLETDPFSDDIALQLASLATPVRSQPAVPTPAVAPPAVPAESGLPGEREPAFQDTGDGQPQLILGGRPTPPIGDQAISALPPAPTSDVSMGAVGFAMVNASLRPPENPEPIDLADDAEVPGLAVPDAAPMAPPASDDPFRFGEASEVEQTLDSASVEPVDLEAAFEEGLVAAGWPDADTLAPRLPTPRSTAAVPVDVPAAAAEAFGREVGDRVPVTVPQPEPDVYLGEADLQPSAAADATSERPDSQTVGLEALAEPDPAETFEVVAVVETLEVEATELVWVSTDAPAEASPVAAVDEVDDLTAEADLPGDLPWLTASRTPVAEVSAIMQALEDDARASGESEDVSVSFSRPADSLPLPVASQCESEAETSFVGVTPDTAGEFDHAVPEAGQGPTATPAGSVPAFVTETMGELLVAQGFVDRAVEVYEELVRRRPYDPVLSARLAELREQEAHALPLALYTARERYAALATRRVVRRTPVPAPVAVASPVMPRRTPSVAAPAVPTPRSVPIFVVPSASTPAQGADESLASLFGAPTVLADDAAAHTLANAFAPQPLEVESPVGRLFGHSDAPRAATPGYSAARAVTPARPATPLLAARTDSASSDFSFDRFFPDPAQPRGHTQDSGPASGEGTSAAAPGAPGAGSDLAQFSQWLKGLGDV, encoded by the coding sequence ATGAGCACCGCCGCCCGGATCGAAGAACTCCGGAAGAAGTTCGATGAAAACCCGCGTCGCTACTTCGCGCCGCTGGCGAACGAACTCCGGAAAGCTGGGGACCTGACGCAGGCCATCGCGCTGTGCCGCGAGCACCTGCCGAAGCAGCCCGGCCACATGAGTGGGTACATCGTTTTCGGGCAGGCCCTGTACGAAAGCGGCGCGCTCGACGAGTCGCGCGCGGTCTTCGAGCAGGCCCTGGCGCTCGATCCAGAGAACCTGATCGCGCTGCATCATCTCGGCCATATCGCCAAGCAGCAAGGGGACACCCCCGCCGCCCGCCGTTGGTACGAGCGCTCACTCGAGACCGATCCGTTCAGCGACGACATCGCCCTGCAGCTGGCGTCGCTGGCCACGCCCGTCCGCTCCCAGCCGGCCGTGCCGACGCCTGCCGTCGCGCCCCCGGCGGTGCCTGCCGAGTCTGGCCTACCGGGTGAGCGGGAGCCAGCCTTCCAGGACACGGGGGACGGTCAGCCCCAGCTCATCCTGGGGGGCAGACCCACGCCACCGATTGGCGACCAAGCCATCAGTGCGCTGCCGCCGGCCCCCACCTCCGACGTCTCGATGGGGGCAGTGGGCTTTGCCATGGTCAATGCCAGTCTGCGCCCACCCGAGAACCCGGAGCCCATCGATCTTGCTGACGACGCGGAGGTCCCGGGGCTGGCCGTTCCCGATGCGGCCCCGATGGCGCCGCCGGCCTCGGACGATCCGTTCCGCTTCGGCGAGGCCAGCGAGGTGGAGCAAACGCTCGACTCCGCATCGGTCGAACCGGTCGACTTGGAAGCGGCGTTCGAAGAGGGGCTGGTCGCGGCGGGATGGCCCGATGCCGACACGCTCGCCCCACGGTTGCCCACGCCGCGTTCCACGGCCGCGGTGCCGGTCGACGTGCCAGCGGCGGCGGCGGAGGCCTTCGGTCGCGAAGTCGGGGATCGCGTACCGGTGACGGTCCCGCAGCCTGAGCCCGATGTGTACCTCGGTGAGGCCGACCTGCAACCATCGGCGGCGGCCGACGCAACGTCCGAGCGGCCGGATTCACAAACCGTCGGGCTGGAGGCGCTGGCGGAGCCCGACCCCGCGGAGACGTTCGAGGTCGTTGCGGTGGTCGAGACGCTGGAGGTCGAAGCAACCGAGCTCGTCTGGGTGAGCACCGATGCGCCGGCTGAAGCCAGCCCGGTGGCGGCCGTCGATGAGGTTGACGACCTGACGGCCGAGGCGGATCTGCCAGGGGACCTCCCGTGGCTTACGGCGTCCCGCACGCCGGTGGCCGAGGTCTCCGCCATCATGCAGGCGCTTGAAGATGATGCGCGGGCCAGCGGGGAGTCCGAGGACGTATCGGTGTCGTTTTCGCGCCCTGCCGATTCGCTCCCCCTCCCGGTGGCCTCGCAATGCGAAAGCGAGGCGGAAACCAGCTTCGTGGGCGTGACCCCGGATACCGCAGGCGAGTTCGATCATGCTGTCCCGGAAGCCGGTCAGGGACCGACGGCCACACCGGCCGGTAGTGTCCCGGCGTTCGTGACCGAAACAATGGGGGAGCTGCTCGTCGCGCAGGGGTTCGTTGACCGTGCCGTCGAGGTATACGAGGAGCTGGTGCGTCGTCGCCCGTATGACCCGGTGCTGTCGGCGCGGCTTGCTGAGCTGCGTGAGCAGGAAGCGCATGCGTTGCCGCTGGCCCTGTATACGGCGCGTGAACGGTATGCAGCGCTCGCGACGCGTCGGGTGGTTCGTCGCACGCCGGTACCGGCGCCTGTGGCCGTCGCCTCGCCGGTCATGCCGCGCCGCACGCCATCTGTTGCCGCGCCGGCAGTGCCGACCCCCCGGTCGGTCCCGATATTCGTCGTCCCGTCGGCGTCCACTCCAGCCCAGGGTGCCGATGAGTCCCTCGCGTCGCTGTTCGGCGCCCCGACGGTGCTGGCCGATGACGCCGCCGCGCACACGTTGGCCAACGCTTTCGCGCCTCAGCCTTTGGAGGTCGAGTCCCCGGTGGGTCGCTTGTTCGGTCACAGTGACGCCCCCCGCGCGGCGACACCCGGGTACAGCGCGGCACGTGCGGTGACCCCTGCACGGCCAGCTACGCCGCTGTTGGCGGCACGTACCGACAGCGCGTCGTCGGATTTCAGCTTCGATCGGTTCTTTCCGGATCCTGCCCAGCCACGCGGGCACACCCAAGACAGTGGCCCCGCCTCAGGTGAGGGGACCAGCGCGGCAGCGCCTGGTGCGCCGGGCGCCGGCAGTGATCTCGCCCAGTTCTCCCAGTGGCTCAAGGGGTTGGGGGACGTGTGA
- a CDS encoding peptidyl-prolyl cis-trans isomerase, with protein sequence MLQSMRSAAKYIWIILIVAFVGSFLLYETSGLAGRAPVTTTTSIATVNGEEILLTTWQNAVTALEQERQQQTGSTITLDERQQLEERAFNELVTELLLQQEYKRRGISVTDDEILQAARVAPPPQVLQSPDLQTDGRFDMQKYQRFLSSPMARQSGTLAGLEAYYRNEIPKQKLFDQIASGAYISDERLWQVYQDRHDSATVSYVALSPGSLTDTAVTVTDAEISSFYARNKKRFDRPGRAVVSLLTVPRAVTAADSADAKARIDAVRAEIVGGAKFEDVAKRSSADSVSGANGGVLGKGGRGRFTPKFEETAYALKPGELSQPVLTPFGWHIIRVDSRQGDTLDLRHILINIAQSDASATRTDRRADSLAAKAGSQEDPKLFDEAAKQLGLTAASVVAVEKEPLSFAGRYVPSVSAWAFSGVRPGETSDLFDSPEAYYLARLDSLTKGGQAPLADVKEDIRRRLARDKRIEKLRPMGEQLLQAARSLTLDAAAAQRNLTVEKSSPFTRLDAVPGLGQFSAAVGAAFAAPVGQVAGPFVAPDAMVVLRVDARTTANRQAFEAEKSVQRQQYLQSLRQQKVDEYLTGLRESVKVDDRRAEVLSQLRRQSDS encoded by the coding sequence GTGCTGCAATCGATGCGGAGCGCCGCGAAGTACATCTGGATCATCCTGATCGTGGCGTTCGTTGGCAGCTTCCTGCTGTACGAGACCTCGGGGCTGGCTGGTCGCGCACCGGTCACCACGACCACGTCCATCGCCACCGTGAACGGCGAGGAGATCCTCCTCACCACGTGGCAGAACGCCGTCACGGCGCTCGAGCAGGAGCGGCAGCAGCAGACCGGCAGTACCATCACGCTCGACGAACGCCAGCAGCTCGAGGAGCGGGCGTTCAACGAATTGGTGACGGAGCTGCTGTTGCAGCAGGAGTACAAGCGTCGGGGCATTTCCGTTACTGACGACGAAATCCTTCAGGCGGCACGAGTTGCTCCGCCGCCGCAGGTCCTGCAGTCGCCGGACCTGCAGACGGACGGCCGCTTCGACATGCAGAAGTATCAACGGTTCCTGTCGAGCCCCATGGCGCGCCAGTCGGGGACGTTGGCTGGTCTCGAGGCGTACTACCGCAATGAGATCCCGAAGCAGAAGCTGTTCGACCAGATCGCCAGCGGTGCCTACATCTCCGACGAACGGCTCTGGCAGGTGTATCAGGACCGGCATGACAGCGCCACCGTGAGTTATGTGGCGTTGAGCCCCGGCAGCCTCACGGACACGGCCGTCACTGTCACAGACGCCGAGATCTCGTCGTTCTACGCAAGGAACAAGAAGCGCTTCGACCGCCCAGGGCGTGCCGTGGTGTCGCTGCTGACGGTACCGCGCGCAGTCACGGCGGCCGATTCCGCCGATGCCAAGGCACGCATCGACGCAGTGCGCGCCGAAATCGTGGGGGGCGCCAAGTTTGAGGACGTGGCCAAGCGTTCGTCGGCGGACTCGGTGTCGGGCGCGAACGGTGGCGTGTTGGGCAAGGGGGGCCGTGGCCGGTTTACGCCGAAGTTCGAGGAGACGGCCTACGCGCTCAAGCCCGGGGAGCTTTCGCAGCCGGTGCTCACGCCCTTCGGCTGGCACATCATCCGCGTCGACTCTCGACAGGGGGACACGCTGGATCTCCGGCATATCCTCATCAACATCGCGCAGAGCGATGCGAGCGCCACGCGCACCGACCGTCGGGCCGACTCCCTGGCAGCCAAGGCCGGGAGCCAGGAAGACCCGAAGCTGTTCGATGAGGCGGCCAAGCAGTTGGGGCTGACCGCCGCCAGCGTCGTGGCGGTGGAGAAGGAGCCGCTGTCGTTTGCCGGCCGGTATGTGCCGAGCGTGAGCGCATGGGCCTTCTCTGGCGTACGTCCCGGCGAAACGAGCGATCTGTTCGACTCGCCTGAGGCGTACTACCTCGCGCGCCTCGACTCCCTCACCAAGGGCGGCCAGGCGCCGCTCGCCGACGTGAAGGAGGACATTCGTCGTCGCCTCGCCCGGGACAAGCGGATTGAGAAGCTCCGGCCGATGGGTGAGCAGCTCCTGCAGGCCGCCAGGAGCTTGACGCTGGATGCGGCGGCGGCCCAGCGCAACCTGACGGTGGAAAAGTCGTCTCCCTTCACGCGGCTCGATGCCGTACCGGGGCTCGGCCAGTTCTCGGCGGCGGTTGGCGCGGCGTTTGCCGCCCCCGTTGGTCAGGTCGCCGGCCCGTTCGTGGCGCCCGATGCCATGGTCGTGCTGCGCGTCGATGCCCGTACGACCGCCAACCGCCAAGCGTTCGAAGCGGAGAAGAGCGTGCAGCGCCAGCAATACCTGCAGTCGCTTCGTCAGCAGAAAGTTGACGAATACCTCACCGGGCTGCGCGAAAGCGTAAAGGTGGACGATCGTCGCGCCGAGGTGCTGTCGCAGCTTCGTCGGCAGTCGGATAGCTGA
- a CDS encoding twin-arginine translocase TatA/TatE family subunit: MGLQNFGFMEIMIILVIVLLLFGAKRIPEIAGSLGKGINEFKRNLSDAQRQITEPPRAEQQIAPGTPVTAAREEERPEPKRLMQ, encoded by the coding sequence ATGGGTCTACAGAATTTCGGTTTCATGGAGATCATGATCATTCTGGTGATCGTGCTCCTCCTCTTCGGAGCGAAGCGCATTCCGGAGATCGCAGGGTCGCTCGGCAAGGGAATCAACGAGTTCAAGCGCAATCTCAGCGACGCGCAGCGCCAGATCACCGAGCCCCCCCGTGCGGAGCAGCAGATTGCTCCCGGTACGCCGGTGACGGCCGCGCGCGAGGAAGAGCGTCCGGAGCCCAAGCGCCTCATGCAGTAA
- a CDS encoding DUF4321 domain-containing protein, producing the protein MVLASGFVSGGLLTQVARRFLPAGAVKEFLTTGVTPAVGPLPVDLIILKFAVGPVALDVSLLSLLGVLIAYLIARSLF; encoded by the coding sequence ATGGTGCTCGCCTCGGGCTTCGTCAGCGGAGGTCTGCTCACCCAGGTGGCCCGGCGCTTCCTCCCCGCCGGGGCTGTCAAGGAGTTCCTCACGACGGGGGTGACGCCGGCCGTTGGGCCACTTCCCGTGGATCTGATTATATTGAAGTTCGCGGTTGGACCAGTCGCCCTGGATGTCTCCCTGTTGAGCCTCCTCGGGGTATTGATCGCTTACCTCATCGCGCGGTCCCTCTTCTAG
- a CDS encoding polyprenyl synthetase family protein — MTLSTRTPSALAAALRDIQAPVRPDLEAVGQELWRIVSADVPLVQNVQEHLMGMKGKLFRPTLLLLSSSVDGESPRKAVTFAAIIELIHLATLVHDDAVDHSVLRRGMPTLNALFSHQVSVIMGDYLYLRALRELVTIGDLEAMRAITFASNEMTLGEIRQLAQYDALSFSEKDYETLIRAKTAALFMAACDVGAQCGAPQHREALSRFGERLGMAFQVADDLLDYTEQQEMTGKPSGLDLKEHKVTLPLISALREMPASARARVDALFECAEPEEEAIAEVVTIVREHGGLDYARRRADQYSREAEEALAELPEGPSKASLLDAIGYVVERRW, encoded by the coding sequence ATGACGCTGAGTACGCGGACCCCGTCCGCGCTGGCGGCGGCGCTGCGCGACATCCAGGCGCCCGTGCGCCCCGATCTCGAAGCCGTGGGGCAGGAGCTGTGGCGCATCGTCTCTGCCGACGTGCCGCTCGTGCAGAATGTGCAGGAGCATCTCATGGGTATGAAGGGGAAGCTCTTCCGCCCCACCCTGCTGCTGCTCTCCTCCAGCGTCGACGGGGAATCGCCGCGGAAAGCCGTTACCTTCGCGGCCATCATCGAGCTCATACACCTCGCCACGCTCGTGCACGACGATGCGGTCGATCACTCTGTCCTGCGGCGAGGCATGCCGACGCTGAACGCACTGTTCAGCCACCAGGTCTCGGTCATCATGGGCGACTATCTGTACTTGCGTGCCCTGCGGGAACTCGTGACGATCGGTGACCTTGAGGCGATGCGGGCCATCACCTTCGCGTCCAACGAAATGACGCTCGGTGAGATTCGCCAGCTTGCGCAGTACGATGCGTTGTCGTTCAGCGAGAAAGACTATGAGACCCTCATTCGCGCCAAGACTGCCGCCCTGTTCATGGCGGCATGCGATGTGGGAGCCCAGTGTGGTGCGCCGCAGCATCGCGAGGCGCTTTCCCGCTTCGGTGAGCGCCTCGGCATGGCGTTTCAGGTGGCTGACGATCTGCTCGATTACACCGAGCAGCAGGAGATGACCGGTAAGCCCAGCGGGCTCGACCTCAAGGAACACAAAGTCACCCTGCCGCTGATTTCCGCCCTCCGCGAAATGCCCGCTTCGGCGCGCGCGCGCGTGGACGCCCTGTTCGAATGTGCGGAGCCCGAAGAGGAGGCCATCGCCGAAGTGGTGACCATCGTACGGGAGCACGGTGGCCTCGACTACGCGCGACGCCGTGCCGATCAATACTCGCGCGAGGCGGAGGAGGCCCTGGCGGAGCTGCCCGAGGGCCCCTCCAAAGCCTCACTGCTCGATGCCATCGGGTACGTCGTGGAGCGGCGCTGGTAA
- a CDS encoding tetratricopeptide repeat protein, giving the protein MSNAAKHRKKAAEFEQLKQIDRAIAAYAKAIEESEAAGGEVDVALYNKVGDLALRQGRVPDALTYYERAVEHYATSGLFNNAIALCNKILRNAPGRANVYFTLGRISARKGLRGDATRNFLEYATRMQQDGRIEEGIRALAEVLDLMPELNDVRTMVEELASRSGIALPRRKTPLRNERVATPVASPSVREQKSQDLVFLDVEYSGPKHTPPRGARVPTPALINVVPPPAPTDSVPAEPLGTRSLLPAPGLPLLDTSERVPVPPVVDEPIETLEGLAPTAESELEFTPRGTVEPPVPDGLEANGDVAQGAATSLLDGFTLDDALAPSGFDAAPVIETEPTIDITWIVPPEPESEVAQLAGVVSDDVVDAANDPGVVQTISTEFPPYVEMVVPAADPTPPPLVAIELEFIPEQLPPDRPPYRLDPHDFILPGELPPLRLDDTVVEAGLQQAVSASLAAAADAPVVPSPASESAVVSLDVLPPAVELTSQAEMASTADIERGPASEPAVEIDAEAEGERPGTSRGVGVTPSLPIAAVAEAAQTVASSRRDSLRVAVGRMPKNWLLRRRLAEALFESGERDAALHELETAQQGLFNDGEFVAASDIAEELVQVSPDRVGYHQKRVELAVRSHDQQWLRIAYLDLADALVRLGEEGRARAVYARVLEIDPYDDRARAALGAAAPPPPAPVSRPEARFVDLADWLSDDDAPADTRMRMREPAISGDEQADFDALLRHFKEGVSRSLGEDDFESHYDLGVAYKEMGLLDDAIAEFQKALRSRAHRLPAYEALGQCFVEQGRFQVAATVLSRALYEPGLTDDQRVGVLYLLAYSCEALQRKDEARSYFQRVYATDINFRDVAARLAALEQAPR; this is encoded by the coding sequence ATGTCCAACGCCGCGAAGCACCGAAAGAAGGCGGCTGAGTTCGAGCAGCTCAAGCAGATCGACCGCGCCATCGCCGCTTATGCGAAGGCGATCGAGGAGAGCGAAGCTGCCGGAGGAGAGGTCGATGTTGCTCTCTACAACAAGGTCGGCGATCTGGCCCTGCGACAGGGCCGTGTGCCTGACGCGCTGACGTATTACGAGCGCGCCGTTGAGCACTACGCCACGTCGGGGCTGTTCAACAACGCCATCGCGCTCTGCAACAAGATTCTCCGCAATGCGCCCGGCCGCGCCAACGTGTATTTCACACTTGGTCGCATTTCGGCACGCAAGGGGCTGCGCGGCGACGCCACGCGCAACTTCCTCGAGTACGCGACGCGCATGCAGCAGGACGGGAGAATCGAGGAGGGGATTCGCGCACTCGCCGAGGTCCTCGATCTCATGCCCGAACTCAATGACGTGCGCACGATGGTCGAGGAGCTGGCCTCGCGCTCGGGTATTGCCTTGCCAAGGCGCAAGACGCCCCTGCGAAACGAGCGGGTCGCAACGCCCGTGGCATCGCCCTCAGTCCGGGAGCAGAAGTCGCAGGATCTGGTCTTCCTTGACGTCGAGTACAGTGGCCCGAAGCATACGCCGCCGCGCGGGGCACGTGTGCCCACACCAGCGCTCATCAACGTGGTGCCACCGCCGGCGCCAACGGACAGCGTGCCGGCTGAGCCCCTTGGCACCCGAAGCCTGTTGCCGGCCCCCGGGCTCCCCTTGCTCGATACCAGTGAGCGCGTGCCTGTGCCGCCGGTCGTCGACGAACCGATCGAGACGCTCGAAGGGCTCGCGCCAACGGCCGAGAGTGAGCTGGAGTTCACCCCCCGTGGCACCGTAGAGCCGCCGGTGCCCGATGGTCTCGAGGCCAACGGCGACGTCGCGCAGGGCGCCGCGACGTCACTCCTCGATGGCTTCACGCTCGATGACGCGCTCGCGCCGTCCGGGTTCGACGCTGCCCCCGTGATCGAGACGGAGCCGACGATCGACATAACGTGGATCGTCCCACCGGAGCCGGAGTCCGAGGTGGCGCAGCTGGCCGGCGTGGTCAGCGATGACGTTGTTGATGCCGCGAACGACCCCGGGGTGGTCCAAACCATCTCCACGGAGTTCCCGCCGTACGTGGAGATGGTGGTGCCCGCAGCGGATCCCACGCCGCCGCCTCTCGTGGCGATCGAGCTGGAATTCATTCCGGAGCAGTTGCCCCCGGATCGCCCACCGTACCGCCTCGATCCGCACGACTTCATCCTTCCCGGGGAGCTGCCCCCGCTGCGCCTCGACGACACGGTCGTTGAGGCAGGACTTCAACAGGCGGTCTCGGCTTCACTCGCCGCCGCCGCTGACGCCCCGGTCGTGCCGTCTCCCGCGTCCGAGTCGGCGGTGGTTTCCCTCGACGTGCTGCCTCCCGCGGTAGAGCTCACGTCGCAGGCCGAGATGGCGAGCACGGCCGATATCGAGCGGGGACCCGCCTCGGAGCCCGCCGTCGAGATCGACGCGGAGGCGGAGGGGGAGCGCCCGGGCACCAGTCGTGGGGTCGGGGTGACACCGTCGCTGCCGATTGCGGCGGTCGCCGAAGCGGCGCAAACCGTTGCCTCCTCTCGGCGCGATTCATTGCGCGTGGCGGTCGGGCGTATGCCTAAGAACTGGCTGCTCCGTCGCCGGCTTGCTGAGGCGCTCTTCGAGTCGGGCGAGCGTGATGCCGCCCTGCACGAACTCGAGACGGCGCAGCAGGGCTTGTTTAACGACGGGGAGTTCGTGGCGGCCTCGGATATTGCCGAGGAACTCGTGCAGGTCAGTCCAGACCGCGTCGGGTACCACCAGAAACGGGTCGAGCTGGCGGTGCGCAGTCACGACCAGCAGTGGCTGCGCATCGCCTATCTTGACCTGGCTGATGCGCTGGTACGTCTGGGGGAGGAGGGACGGGCGCGCGCCGTATATGCGCGTGTGCTCGAAATCGACCCGTACGACGATCGAGCCCGCGCGGCGCTCGGTGCGGCGGCGCCCCCACCCCCCGCACCGGTGTCGCGGCCCGAAGCGCGGTTCGTGGATCTTGCCGACTGGCTGAGCGACGACGACGCGCCAGCCGACACCCGCATGCGGATGCGGGAGCCGGCGATCAGTGGCGACGAACAGGCCGATTTCGATGCGCTGCTCAGGCACTTCAAGGAGGGGGTCTCGCGTTCCCTCGGAGAGGACGATTTCGAGAGTCACTACGACCTTGGTGTGGCCTACAAGGAAATGGGGCTGCTCGACGATGCGATCGCGGAGTTCCAGAAGGCGCTCCGCAGTCGTGCGCACCGGTTGCCGGCATATGAAGCCCTCGGGCAGTGTTTCGTGGAGCAGGGCCGCTTTCAGGTGGCGGCTACGGTACTCTCCCGGGCGCTGTATGAGCCGGGGCTCACCGACGACCAGCGGGTGGGGGTCCTCTACCTGCTCGCATATTCCTGCGAGGCACTGCAGCGCAAGGACGAGGCCCGTAGTTATTTTCAACGCGTGTACGCGACCGATATCAACTTCCGTGACGTGGCCGCCCGCCTGGCGGCTCTCGAGCAGGCGCCCCGATGA